The sequence CCGCTGCGGGAGGAGCGCCTCGATCGTCGTCACCGCGCGGAGCGAGGTCTCCGCCATGCCGTCGATCGCGGCCTCGGCCGCGTACCGCAGCCCGACGGTGACGGCGACCGCCTCTTCGTCGTCGAGGACCAGCGGCGGCAGGTGCGCGCCCACCGCGAGGCGGTAGCCGCCGTACCGACCGGGGACGGCGTCGACCGGGTACCCGAGGTCGCGGAGGCGGTCGAGGTCGCGCCGCAGCGTGCGCTCGGTCACCCCGAGGGTGGCCGCGAGCTCGGCGGACTTCCGGAGGCGGTGGCTCTGCAGCAGCGAGAGCAGCGCCAGCACCCTGCCGGTCGGATCGTGCTGCACGTCTCGAGTCTGGCAGCCGACCCGGACATCTTCCGTCCACGTTCCTTCCTACCGTCCGGAGGACCGACCGATCCGACGCGTGATCGGCCCGAACGAAGGCATCGAGATGACGCTCCCGACGACGCTGTACCCCTTCCCCGAGCCCGTGACGGTCCCCGTCAACGGCATCCACCTGGAGGTGTTCGAGGCCGGCCGCGAGAACGCGGGCCGGCCTGTCGTGCTGTGCCACGGCTGGCCGGGGCTCGCCCAGTCCTGGCGCGAGCAGGTGCCGGCGCTCGTCGCCGCCGGCCACCACGTGATCGTCCCGAACCAACGAGGCTTCGGCGGCTCGTCCCGGCCGGCCGACGTGACGGCGTACGACCTCGAGCACCTCACCGCGGACCTCGTCGGTCTGCTCGACCACTACGGGTACGCGTCAGCCGACTTCGTCGGCCACGACTGGGGCGCGATGGTCGTGTGGGGGCTCGCGCTGCTGCACCCGGAGCGCGTCCGGCGGATCGTCAACCTGAGCCTGCCGTACCAGGAGCGCGGCGACGTGCCGTGGATCGAGGGCATGGAGGCGGCACTCGGCGGCAACTTCTACTTCGTCCACTTCAACCGGCAGCCGGGCGTGGCCGACGCCGTCCTCGAGGCGAACACCGAGCGGTTCCTCCGCAACCTCTACCGGACGCACCGGGACCCCGCCCCGCCGGGGCCGGGGATGGTGATGATCGAGCTCGCCCTGGCCGAGAAGCCGACGGGGGAGGCCGTGCTGACCGAGTCCGAGCTCGAGGTCTTCGCCGCCGCATTCGCGCGCTCGGGCTTCACCGGCGGCATCAACTGGTACCGCAACCTCGACCGGAACTGGCGCGCGCTCGCCGAGGTGGACCCGATCGTCCACCACCGCGTGCTCATGATCCACGGCTCCCGCGACGAGGTGCGCCCCGCGGAACGCCTCACCGACGTCGTGCCGAACGCCGAGGTCGTGGTGCTCGACAGCGGGCACTGGATCCAGCAGGAGCGCCCGCAGGAGGTGAACCGCGCGATCGCCGACTGGCTCGCGTAGACGCGCCGGCGCCCCCCCCCCGCGCGTCAGCCTCAGCGCCGAGCACACCTCGGGATCGGGCGTGTACGCACGCTGGACGTACACGCCCGATCCGTCGTCTTTCCCGATACGACCCGCCCTCAGGCCCGGGACGCGGAGCGCCCACGGAGGTGCGTCGCGCGCTCAGGCCCAGGCGCGCTCGCCGACCGGCACCGGCGCGTCCAGCGTGTTCGCGGACGTCGCAAGCGGGCAGGCCCACCGGTCGTCGTAGGCGCAGGAGGGGTTGTAGGCGAAGTTCAGGTCGACGACGAGGCGTGCACCCGCGGAGCCCAGGTCGGCACCCTTCACGGTGTCCAGGACATACCGGCCGCCGCCGTAGGTGCCGCCCGCCGTCCCGGCCAGCGCGTCCTTGACGGGCAGGAACAGCCCGCCGCCGTAGCTGCGCAGCGCCCACACCGCCAGAGACCCGAGGCCGTCCAGGCGGACGGTGCCGATCCGCTCGTACGGCACGACGCCGTCGGTACCGGTCGGCACCTCCAGGCGCTCGCTCGTCGCGGGCTCGAGCACGGTCTCGAACCGGTACGCCGGGTCGTAGCCGGCCACGTCCAGGCCGACGAACCCGGCCCGCTCGGCCGGGCTGAGCGGCGAGGCCGGGTGGTGGCCCAGCAGCGCGTCGCGGCGGCGCACCCACTCCGCGTGCGCGGCCGCCGGGTCGTCCGCGGCCAGGCGGCGCACGTCGGCGTAGGTCGCGGCGACCTCGCGTCGCCAGTCGACGACGTCCAGGGCCTCGGTCGCTGCGGACACCTCTGCGCTCGGCATGGCTCCACCCTCGCACCTCGTCGCCGGGCGCGCGGGGTCGCGGTGTGACGGCCCGTCAGGACGGCGGCTCCGGCAGGGCGTCGAAGACGCGCTTCCTCAGGAGCTCGTACTGCTCGCGGTGGTACCGCGGGGCGTCGGGCGGGCGGATCACGACCGTGCCCCCCACCACCGACTCCTCCGGGAGGAACTGGTCGGCGGTCAGGTCCAGGTCCGTCCCGTCCGGCAGGCGGTTCCAGTAGTGGTGGCCGACCTGCGCCCCGTCGACGTGCACCTCGGCGAGCACCAGGTCACCGCCGAGGACGTCCTGGACGACGAGTGCCGTCATCCCGCACTGGTCGCGTGAAGGACGCTGCGGGTCCCACTCCTCCGCCATGTGGGGGTAGCAGGTGTCGGGACCCCAGGCGGCCAGGAAGTGGCGGCGCAGCTCGTCGGCGGTGATCGTCATGCCGGCATCGTGGCAGCGACCACCGACACGCCGCCCTCGCTCGTCGCTCAGAGCGAGACGGGGAAGGGGCCGCGTCCGGGGACGCCGGGGGGCCAGCCGGTGCGGCCGAGGCCCGCGAGGACGGCCTCGTCGTCGCCGAACGCCTCGGGGAGCGCGTGCTCCGCGATCGCCTCGAGGGTGCGCCGGGCCAGCGCGGCCCCCGTCGGCGGCGCGCCGCCGACGTCGAGGTCGAGCTGGTGGACCGCCACCTCGACCACCCAGGTCGCGATCATGTCTCCCCTGGTCAGCACCTTGTCCTGGAAGGAGACGGCGCCTCGGCGGCGCTCGTGACCGCGGCGACGGCGCGCCCGGTCGAGTCCGCGAGGTGCCGGACCGCCGCGCGCGGCCTCCCGTACGCGGACGCGGTCCGGCGCAGCCACATCACGTGCGGCACCACGTCCTCGTCGCGGTCGTCGGGGTGGCTCCCCCAGTAGCCGGCGGCGTCGTGGTCCGGCGGGGCGGTCGACGGCGTCGCCAGGTCGGCCGCCATCTCGTCGAGGCCTGCGCGCACGTGCACCAGCAGGTCGAGCCGGCTCCAGCCGCGGCAGCGCGAGGGATCGAGCAGCTCGAGGTCGCTCAGCGCCTCGCAGGCCGCCAGGAACTCGGCCGCCTGGGCGACGAACAGCTCCCGCGCCTCGTCGAGCGGGACGGTCAACGCCTCCATGAGCGGCAGCCTAGGCCGCGGACATGCTGTCGGGCGTCAGCTGTTCTCGGCCCGTCCGGCGCGCCAGTAGCCCATGAACGCGACGGCCTTGCGGTCGATGCCGCGGTCGGCGACCAGGTGGCGGCGCAGGCCGCGGATGACGGCGGACTCGCCCGCGAGCCAGGCGTAGACGGGCGCGGCCTCGCGCAGGGACCGGTGGGTGGCGTGGTCCACGGGCACCTCCCACACGTCGTCGTCGCCGTTCGCGGCCCACGGGACCTCGGTCAGCTCGGCACCGGCGCCCTGGGGCAGCACGCGCGCGGCGGCCTCGCGGACGGCGGGGTCCAGGAACGTGCCGTGGGCGGCGCCGTCGCGGCCGAGCCAGCGGACGGTCACGCCGGCGGGTGCGGCCAGGTCGATGCGGTCGTCGGAGCGCGGCATCTCGATGAGGGCCTCGCCCCGGGCGTCCGCGGGCAGGCGCTCCAGGATGTTCGCGATGGCCGGCAGGGCGGTC is a genomic window of Cellulomonas fulva containing:
- a CDS encoding alpha/beta fold hydrolase, which codes for MTLPTTLYPFPEPVTVPVNGIHLEVFEAGRENAGRPVVLCHGWPGLAQSWREQVPALVAAGHHVIVPNQRGFGGSSRPADVTAYDLEHLTADLVGLLDHYGYASADFVGHDWGAMVVWGLALLHPERVRRIVNLSLPYQERGDVPWIEGMEAALGGNFYFVHFNRQPGVADAVLEANTERFLRNLYRTHRDPAPPGPGMVMIELALAEKPTGEAVLTESELEVFAAAFARSGFTGGINWYRNLDRNWRALAEVDPIVHHRVLMIHGSRDEVRPAERLTDVVPNAEVVVLDSGHWIQQERPQEVNRAIADWLA
- a CDS encoding DUF1684 domain-containing protein, with the translated sequence MPSAEVSAATEALDVVDWRREVAATYADVRRLAADDPAAAHAEWVRRRDALLGHHPASPLSPAERAGFVGLDVAGYDPAYRFETVLEPATSERLEVPTGTDGVVPYERIGTVRLDGLGSLAVWALRSYGGGLFLPVKDALAGTAGGTYGGGRYVLDTVKGADLGSAGARLVVDLNFAYNPSCAYDDRWACPLATSANTLDAPVPVGERAWA
- a CDS encoding YunG family protein, translating into MTITADELRRHFLAAWGPDTCYPHMAEEWDPQRPSRDQCGMTALVVQDVLGGDLVLAEVHVDGAQVGHHYWNRLPDGTDLDLTADQFLPEESVVGGTVVIRPPDAPRYHREQYELLRKRVFDALPEPPS
- a CDS encoding maleylpyruvate isomerase N-terminal domain-containing protein → MEALTVPLDEARELFVAQAAEFLAACEALSDLELLDPSRCRGWSRLDLLVHVRAGLDEMAADLATPSTAPPDHDAAGYWGSHPDDRDEDVVPHVMWLRRTASAYGRPRAAVRHLADSTGRAVAAVTSAAEAPSPSRTRC